The following coding sequences are from one Nicotiana tabacum cultivar K326 chromosome 1, ASM71507v2, whole genome shotgun sequence window:
- the LOC107807694 gene encoding NAC domain-containing protein 75 isoform X1, producing MNKSSSSHQLGSISSCDLIDAKLEEHQLCGSKQCPGCGQKLDGKPDWVGLPAGVKFDPTDQELIEHLEAKVVSKKESKSHPLIDEFIPTIEGEDGICYTHPEKLPGVTKDGLSRHFFHRPSKAYTTGTRKRRKIQTECDLQGGETRWHKTGKTRPVMVNGKQKGCKKILVLYTNFGKNRKPEKTNWVMHQYHLGQNEEEREGELVVSKIFYQTQPRQCNTTTWSNNERSINTGDHSGSGSCSSSKEINNINPNSHSHRDELSAVAVGVAMSSNYNTFNIQQLKADHFSFLPFRKNFDEAGIMDADASMASEAAAPAGTCEEPESQRQHPHHVTNEPSHQHHHHHQNQIATSAAFNISRPSPPLSAIIAPPPPLHHTSVILDHDSFHVPRNYNFQQQQQQQHHKLGARSASGLEELIMGCTSSTDIKEESSLTNPQEADWLKYSSFWPDPENTDHHE from the exons ATGAATAAGAGTAGTAGCAGTCATCAATTGGGATCCATAAGCAGTTGTGATCTCATTGATGCAAAGCTTGAGGAACATCAATTGTGTGGATCCAAACAGTGTCCTGGTTGTGGACAAAAGCTCGACGGAAAGCCG GATTGGGTAGGTCTACCAGCAGGGGTGAAGTTTGATCCAACAGATCAAGAATTGATAGAACATCTTGAAGCAAAAGTAGTGTctaaaaaagaatcaaaatcccACCCTTTGATTGATGAGTTCATCCCTACTATTGAAGGTGAAGATGGGATTTGCTACACTCATCCTGAGAAGCTTCCAG GTGTTACAAAGGATGGACTGAGTAGACATTTCTTCCACAGACCATCAAAAGCTTACACAACTGGGacaagaaaaagaaggaaaatccaAACAGAATGCGACTTACAAGGCGGCGAAACGCGGTGGCACAAGACAGGCAAAACTAGGCCAGTGATGGTAAACGGCAAGCAAAAAGGGTGCAAGAAAATTCTAGTACTGTACACAAACTTTGGGAAGAACAGAAAACCAGAAAAGACAAATTGGGTAATGCATCAATATCATTTAGGACAgaatgaagaagaaagagaaggtgAACTTGTGGTGTCAAAGATATTTTATCAGACTCAGCCTAGGCAATGTAATACAACTACTTGGTCTAATAATGAGAGGAGTATTAATACTGGGGATCATAGTGGCAGTGGGAGCTGTTCTTCTTCTAAGGAAATCAATAATATTAATCCTAATTCTCATAGTCATAGGGATGAACTTTCTGCTGTTGCTGTTGGTGTTGCCATGTCCAGTAATTACAATACTTTCAACATTCAACAACTTAAAGCTGACCATTTTAGCTTTCTTCCATTTAGAAAAAATTTTGATGAG GCAGGGATTATGGATGCAGATGCTTCAATGGCAAGTGAAGCAGCAGCGCCAGCAGGCACGTGCGAAGAACCTGAGTCCCAGAGGCAACATCCCCATCACGTGACCaatgaaccttctcaccaacATCATCACCATCATCAGAATCAGATTGCAACTAGTGCAGCATTCAACATTAGCAGGCCATCCCCTCCACTTTCAGCCATTATAGCTCCACCTCCTCCTCTACATCACACTTCCGTTATTCTTGACCACGATTCCTTCCATGTTCCCAGGAATTATAATTTTCAG caacaacaacagcagcaacatCATAAACTAGGAGCAAGGTCTGCATCTGGATTGGAAGAACTCATAATGGGGTGCACTTCATCAACTGATATCAAAGAG
- the LOC107807694 gene encoding NAC domain-containing protein 75 isoform X2: MNKSSSSHQLGSISSCDLIDAKLEEHQLCGSKQCPGCGQKLDGKPDWVGLPAGVKFDPTDQELIEHLEAKVVSKKESKSHPLIDEFIPTIEGEDGICYTHPEKLPGVTKDGLSRHFFHRPSKAYTTGTRKRRKIQTECDLQGGETRWHKTGKTRPVMVNGKQKGCKKILVLYTNFGKNRKPEKTNWVMHQYHLGQNEEEREGELVVSKIFYQTQPRQCNTTTWSNNERSINTGDHSGSGSCSSSKEINNINPNSHSHRDELSAVAVGVAMSSNYNTFNIQQLKADHFSFLPFRKNFDEAGIMDADASMASEAAAPAGTCEEPESQRQHPHHVTNEPSHQHHHHHQNQIATSAAFNISRPSPPLSAIIAPPPPLHHTSVILDHDSFHVPRNYNFQVLF; the protein is encoded by the exons ATGAATAAGAGTAGTAGCAGTCATCAATTGGGATCCATAAGCAGTTGTGATCTCATTGATGCAAAGCTTGAGGAACATCAATTGTGTGGATCCAAACAGTGTCCTGGTTGTGGACAAAAGCTCGACGGAAAGCCG GATTGGGTAGGTCTACCAGCAGGGGTGAAGTTTGATCCAACAGATCAAGAATTGATAGAACATCTTGAAGCAAAAGTAGTGTctaaaaaagaatcaaaatcccACCCTTTGATTGATGAGTTCATCCCTACTATTGAAGGTGAAGATGGGATTTGCTACACTCATCCTGAGAAGCTTCCAG GTGTTACAAAGGATGGACTGAGTAGACATTTCTTCCACAGACCATCAAAAGCTTACACAACTGGGacaagaaaaagaaggaaaatccaAACAGAATGCGACTTACAAGGCGGCGAAACGCGGTGGCACAAGACAGGCAAAACTAGGCCAGTGATGGTAAACGGCAAGCAAAAAGGGTGCAAGAAAATTCTAGTACTGTACACAAACTTTGGGAAGAACAGAAAACCAGAAAAGACAAATTGGGTAATGCATCAATATCATTTAGGACAgaatgaagaagaaagagaaggtgAACTTGTGGTGTCAAAGATATTTTATCAGACTCAGCCTAGGCAATGTAATACAACTACTTGGTCTAATAATGAGAGGAGTATTAATACTGGGGATCATAGTGGCAGTGGGAGCTGTTCTTCTTCTAAGGAAATCAATAATATTAATCCTAATTCTCATAGTCATAGGGATGAACTTTCTGCTGTTGCTGTTGGTGTTGCCATGTCCAGTAATTACAATACTTTCAACATTCAACAACTTAAAGCTGACCATTTTAGCTTTCTTCCATTTAGAAAAAATTTTGATGAG GCAGGGATTATGGATGCAGATGCTTCAATGGCAAGTGAAGCAGCAGCGCCAGCAGGCACGTGCGAAGAACCTGAGTCCCAGAGGCAACATCCCCATCACGTGACCaatgaaccttctcaccaacATCATCACCATCATCAGAATCAGATTGCAACTAGTGCAGCATTCAACATTAGCAGGCCATCCCCTCCACTTTCAGCCATTATAGCTCCACCTCCTCCTCTACATCACACTTCCGTTATTCTTGACCACGATTCCTTCCATGTTCCCAGGAATTATAATTTTCAG GTTTTGTTCTAA